In Ascaphus truei isolate aAscTru1 chromosome 7, aAscTru1.hap1, whole genome shotgun sequence, one genomic interval encodes:
- the LOC142499409 gene encoding sphingolipid delta(4)-desaturase/C4-monooxygenase DES2-like isoform X1: MGNRVVRGDFEWAYTDQPHSQRRKEILAKYPQIKNLMGSDPNLKWIVSCMVLTQLFSCFLVRDLPWKWLLFWSYVLGGVINHSLTLAIHDISHNIAFGNKAARWNRFFGMFANLPIGMPYSTSFKKYHIDHHRYLGGDGLDVDIPTDFEGRFFCDPPRKVIWIVLQPLLYVLRPLYVNPKTITYLEVINAAVQFSFDLVVYSLWGLKPVVYLLAGSILSMGFHPISGHFIAEHYMFLRGYETYSYYGPLNWLTFNVGYHMEHHDFPSIPGSKLPLVRQIAAEYYDTLPYHTSWGRVLWDFIFCKELGPFSRVKRVCELAKKD; encoded by the exons ATGGGTAATAGGGTCGTACGGGGTGACTTCGAGTGGGCTTACACCGACCAGCCCCACTCACAACGGAGAAAAGAGATATTGG CGAAGTACCCTCAGATCAAGAACCTGATGGGATCAGACCCCAACCTCAAGTGGATTGTCTCCTGCATGGTCCTCACTCAGCTGTTCTCCTGCTTCCTTGTCCGCGATTTGCCATGGAAGTGGTTGCTCTTCTGGTCCTATGTTTTGGGCGGGGTTATCAACCACTCGCTGACCCTGGCCATTCATGACATCTCCCACAACATTGCCTTTGGGAACAAGGCAGCACGGTGGAACCGCTTTTTTGGAATGTTTGCCAACCTTCCCATCGGCATGCCTTACTCCACGTCCTTCAAGAAGTACCACATTGACCACCACCGGTACCTTGGTGGGGACGGTCTTGACGTAGACATCCCTACAGACTTTGAGGGACGCTTCTTCTGCGACCCGCCACGGAAGGTCATATGGATTGTCCTACAGCCTTTACTCTATGTCCTTCGTCCACTCTACGTTAACCCCAAGACCATCACCTACCTTGAGGTTATCAATGCTGCAGTCCAGTTCTCCTTCGACCTGGTGGTCTACTCTTTGTGGGGTCTGAAGCCTGTGGTCTACCTGCTAGCCGGGTCCATCCTTTCCATGGGTTTCCACCCCATATCGGGTCATTTCATAGCTGAACACTACATGTTTTTACGGGGTTACGAGACCTATTCCTACTATGGACCCCTCAACTGGTTGACCTTCAATGTTGGCTACCACATGGAGCACCATGACTTTCCTAGCATCCCTGGCAGCAAGCTACCGTTG GTGCGTCAAATCGCTGCTGAGTATTATGATACCCTCCCTTACCACACATCATGGGGGCGAGTACTATGGGATTTTATATTCTGCAAAGAACTGGGACCCTTTTCTCGTGTCAAACGAGTGTGTGAACTTGCGAAAAAAGACTGA
- the LOC142499407 gene encoding putative transcription factor Ovo-like 1: protein MEERPAPTPPLPKSSGSLAQENFSCRSCRKVFPLQRMLTRHLKCHSILKKHFCPCCAKGFNDTFDLKRHMRTHTGIRPYKCYTCDKAFTQRCSLESHLKKIHGVLQSYAYRERRSKIFVCEECGYTSPNGESYCRHVREMHPNSPILSKYFRKQIGSTLHGKLEILLYPKTYYA, encoded by the exons AGTTCTGGGTCTCTGGCTCAAGAGAACTTCTCCTGCCGCTCGTGCCGTAAAGTCTTCCCCCTGCAGCGTATGCTGACCCGTCACCTGAAGTGTCACAGCATCCTGAAGAAGCATTTCTGTCCCTGCTGTGCCAAGGGCTTTAATGACACCTTCGACCTAAAACgtcacatgcgcacacatacag GTATCCGGCCCTACAAATGTTACACGTGTGACAAAGCTTTCACCCAACGCTGCTCGCTGGAGTCCCACCTCAAGAAGATCCACGGGGTTCTGCAGAGCTACGCTTACAGGGAACGCCGCTCCAAAATTTTCGTCTGCGAGGAGTGTGGCTACACATCCCCAAATGGGGAATCCTATTGCCGACATGTGCGAGAAATGCATCCTAACAGCCCCATCCTTTCCAAGTATTTCCGGAAGCAGATTGGCAGCACTCTACATGGCAAACTCGAAATCCTGTTGTACCCCAAAACATACTATGCATAA
- the LOC142499409 gene encoding sphingolipid delta(4)-desaturase/C4-monooxygenase DES2-like isoform X2: MGSDPNLKWIVSCMVLTQLFSCFLVRDLPWKWLLFWSYVLGGVINHSLTLAIHDISHNIAFGNKAARWNRFFGMFANLPIGMPYSTSFKKYHIDHHRYLGGDGLDVDIPTDFEGRFFCDPPRKVIWIVLQPLLYVLRPLYVNPKTITYLEVINAAVQFSFDLVVYSLWGLKPVVYLLAGSILSMGFHPISGHFIAEHYMFLRGYETYSYYGPLNWLTFNVGYHMEHHDFPSIPGSKLPLVRQIAAEYYDTLPYHTSWGRVLWDFIFCKELGPFSRVKRVCELAKKD; the protein is encoded by the exons ATGGGATCAGACCCCAACCTCAAGTGGATTGTCTCCTGCATGGTCCTCACTCAGCTGTTCTCCTGCTTCCTTGTCCGCGATTTGCCATGGAAGTGGTTGCTCTTCTGGTCCTATGTTTTGGGCGGGGTTATCAACCACTCGCTGACCCTGGCCATTCATGACATCTCCCACAACATTGCCTTTGGGAACAAGGCAGCACGGTGGAACCGCTTTTTTGGAATGTTTGCCAACCTTCCCATCGGCATGCCTTACTCCACGTCCTTCAAGAAGTACCACATTGACCACCACCGGTACCTTGGTGGGGACGGTCTTGACGTAGACATCCCTACAGACTTTGAGGGACGCTTCTTCTGCGACCCGCCACGGAAGGTCATATGGATTGTCCTACAGCCTTTACTCTATGTCCTTCGTCCACTCTACGTTAACCCCAAGACCATCACCTACCTTGAGGTTATCAATGCTGCAGTCCAGTTCTCCTTCGACCTGGTGGTCTACTCTTTGTGGGGTCTGAAGCCTGTGGTCTACCTGCTAGCCGGGTCCATCCTTTCCATGGGTTTCCACCCCATATCGGGTCATTTCATAGCTGAACACTACATGTTTTTACGGGGTTACGAGACCTATTCCTACTATGGACCCCTCAACTGGTTGACCTTCAATGTTGGCTACCACATGGAGCACCATGACTTTCCTAGCATCCCTGGCAGCAAGCTACCGTTG GTGCGTCAAATCGCTGCTGAGTATTATGATACCCTCCCTTACCACACATCATGGGGGCGAGTACTATGGGATTTTATATTCTGCAAAGAACTGGGACCCTTTTCTCGTGTCAAACGAGTGTGTGAACTTGCGAAAAAAGACTGA
- the POLR2I gene encoding DNA-directed RNA polymerase II subunit RPB9 — protein MEVDGSYEPGFVGIRFCQECNNMLYPKEDKDNRILLYACRNCDYQQEADNSCIYVNKITHEVDELTQIIADVSQDPTLPRTEDHPCQKCGHKEAVFFQSHSARAEDAMRLYYVCTAPHCGHRWTE, from the exons ATGGAGGTGGACGGTTCTTACGAGCCGGGTTTCGTGGGGATTCGGTTTTGTCAGGAATG TAACAACATGTTGTATcctaaagaagataaagacaatcGGATCCTGCTCTATGCG TGTCGAAACTGTGATTATCAACAAGAAGCCGATAACAGCTGTATATATGTCAACAAGATAACACATGAAGTGGA TGAGCTGACACAGATAATAGCAGACGTCTCTCAGGACCCCACCTTACCCCGCACAGAGGATCACCCGTGTCAAAA GTGTGGACACAAAGAAGCCGTATTCTTCCAGTCTCACAGTGCTCGAGCTGAG GATGCTATGCGGCTGTATTATGTCTGTACCGCTCCACATTGTGGTCATCGCTGGACAGAGTGA
- the TBCB gene encoding tubulin-folding cofactor B — MSGVTVSSAPTVNVRISSSLNSFTADKRLNRGITLAELKCKLELVVGTPASCMDLQLYNMENTFLLNLDRDDSLLGSYPVDDGCRIHVIDKSGARIGEYEDLSRVEKYEISQESYEKRPDSVRSFLKRNKLGKFNEGEAAEKETEHERKMEEEKAAAESILPGSRCEVQAAGQPSKRGTVMYVGLTDFKVGYWVGVKYDEPFGKHDGSVNGKQYFTCLPKYGAFVKPQSVTVGDYPEEDFGLDDEM; from the exons ATGAGCGGTGTTACCGTCAGCTCGGCGCCTACTGTCAACGTACGGATTAGCAGCAgccttaactccttcactgccgaCAAACGACTGAACCGCGGCATCACACTGGCCGAGCTTAAG TGTAAGCTGGAGCTGGTAGTAGGGACTCCGGCTTCATGTATGGATCTACAGCTCTACAATATGGAGAACACCTTCCTCCTCAATCTGGACAGAGATGACTCTCTGTTGGGGTCTTATCCTGTGGACGATGGCTGCAGGATCCAt GTGATAGATAAGAGCGGAGCAAGGATTGGGGAGTACGAGGACCTCTCCAGGGTGGAGAAATATGAGATATCCCAGGAGTCCTATGAGAAAAGACCAG ACTCTGTGCGCTCCTTCCTAAAGCGGAACAAGCTGGGGAAGTTCAACGAGGGGGAAGCAGCAGAGAAGGAGACGGAGCATGAGCGCAAGATGGAGGAGGAGAAGGCGGCAGCAGAATCTATCCTTCCAGGGTCGAGGTGTGAGGTGCAAGCAGCTGGACAGCCTTCCAAGCGGGGGACTGTCATGTACGTGG GTCTAACTGACTTTAAAGTTGGTTATTGGGTCGGTGTGAAGTATGATGAACCTTTTGGAAAACATGATGGCAG TGTCAACGGCAAACAATATTTCACATGCCTGCCTAAGTACGGCGCATTCGTCAAGCCTCAGTCCGTCACAGTTGGAGACTACCCAGAAGAAGATTTTGGTCTTGATGATGAGATGTGA